Below is a genomic region from Ascaphus truei isolate aAscTru1 chromosome 8, aAscTru1.hap1, whole genome shotgun sequence.
GGGCGGTGCTGGTTCCGTGAGTAGAGGGCGGTGCTGGTTCCGTGAGTAGAGGGCGGTGCCGGTTCCGTGAGTAGAGGGCGGTGCCGGTTCCGTGAGTAGAGGGCGGTGCCGGTTCCGTGAGTAGAGGGCGGTGCCGGTTCCGTGAGTAGAGGGCGGTTCCGTGAGTAGAGGGCGGTGCCTGTTCCGTGAGTTGAGGGCTGTGCTGCTTCCGTGAGTAGAGGGCTGTGCTGGTTCCGTGAGTACAGGGCAGTGCTGGTTCCGTGAGTAGAGGGCGGTGCTGGTTCCGTGAGTAGAGGGCGGTGCTGGTTTCGTGAGTAGAGGGCGGTGCTGGTTCCGTGAGTAGAGGGCGGTGTTGGTTCCGTGAGTAGAGGGCGGTGCTGGTTCCGTGAGTAGAGGGCGGTGCTGGTTCCGGGAGTAGAGGGCGGTGCTGGTTCCAGGAGTAGAGGGCGGTGCTGGTTCCGGGAGTAAAGGGCGGTGCTGGTTCCGTGAGTAGAGGGCTGTTCTGGTTCCGTGAGTAGAGGGCGGTGCTGGTCCCGTGGGTAGAGGGCGGTGCTGGTTCCGTGAGTAGAGGGCTGTTCTGGTTCCGTGAGTAGAGGGCGGTGCCGGTTCCGTGAGTAGAGGGCGGTGCCGGTTCCGTGAGTAGAGGGCGGTGCCGGTACCGTGAGTAGAGGGCGGTGCCGGTTCCGTGAGTAGAGGGCGGTGCCTGTTCCGTGAGTTGAGGGCTGTGCTGCTTCCGTGAGTTGAGGGCTGTGCTGCTTCCGTGAGTAGAGGGCTGTGCTGGTTCCGTGAGTACAGGGCGGTGCTGGTTCCGTGAGTAGAGGGCGGTGCTGGTTCCGTGAGTGGAGGGCGGTGCTGGTTCCGTGAGTGGAGGGCGGTGCTGGTTCCGTGAGTGGAGGGCCGTGCTGGTTCCGTGAGTAGAGGGCGGTGCTTGTTCCGTGAGTAGAGGGCGGTGCTTGTTCCGTGAGTACAGGGCGGTGCTGGTTCCGTGAGTACAGGGCGGTGCTGGTTCCGTGAGTAGAGGGCGGTGTTGGTTCCGTGAGTAGAGGGCGGTTCTGGTTCCGTGAGTAGAGGGCGGTGCTTGTTCCGTGAGTAGAGGGCGGTGTTGGTTCCGTGAGTAGAGGGCGGTGTTGGTTCCGTGAGTACAGGGCGGTGTTGGTTCCGTGAGTAGAGGGCGGTGCTGGTTCCATGAGTAGAGGGCGGTGTTGGTTCCGTGAGTAGAGGGCGGTGCTGGTTCCGTGAGTAGAGGGCGGTGCTGGTTCCGTGAAGCCCTTCATTGCTCTGACCCTGTTCTTCTCCCCACAGGACCCTGATAATGAGGGGACGCTCGGCTCTGTGCTGGTCACTTCTGCTGCTGGTGGCTCTCCTCAGTCACAGTGTCACCGCCAAGGGGGGCCGCGGCGGAGCGAGGGGAGGGGCCCGCGGATCCTCGCGAGGGACCTCTCGTATGCGGATGAAGACGGCGCCTCGCTACGGCTCCTTCAGAGTGGCAGCCGGGGCGGCAGCGGCCggggcggcagctggggcagcagCTGGGCTGGCGGGGAGGAGAATGGGGAGATACGATGACAGCTCGGAGGTGGGGACACAGTGGGGGAACAGCACCAACGAAGGGATCTACAACTACAGGGCGTGGACATCGGACGCACACcgcctccctgtgtccctaccCTTCACCCTGACCTCCTGTGTCACCGCCATTCTCAAGTTTCACTTCTAACCCCCAACCACCAGGCATCAATGTTAGAGGGGAGACGCGGGGCATCTGTGAGAGACTAGACCTCCCTATCAAAAGAAGTGGGATCCTGTGGCTTACTGTGGCCAGTCCCGTGGCTTCCCATGGCCAGTCCCGTGGGATCTTGTGGCCAGTCCCGTGGGATCCTGTGGCTTACTGGGGCCAGTCCCGTGGCTTCCCGTGGGATCATGTGGCCAGTTCCGTGGAATCCTGTGACCAGTTCTGTGGGATCCTGTGGCCAGTCCCGTGGGATCCAGTGGCCAGTCCCGTGGGATCCTGTGGCCAGTCCCGTGGGATCCTGGAAGTCCCCATTATACCCCAATGTTACCAAGATGTCCCCCTCAGGCACAATGTTCCAGCTATACCAACGATACAGGGTTCAGTTACATTGAAGCTGAGGGAAACATCAGGATGGGAGAAAACACAACCACATCCAATGGCTACTATGTAACCTGGTGCATAAAGCACCACAGGAGTTGGTTTACCGTCACATACACTTTTAGAGATGAATTACTGGATTAGTGCAAAATACAGGAAATAAGGTGTCAATATGAGCCCAGTACAGGGATTCCTGGGCATTGTTCTTGTTAGAGAGATGTTTTATAGTCTGTCCTGCTCCCAGTAAGTGTTGCCAGCCCCTCCTACATCACAGCGGGGggaatactgtatatagtgtattTGGAGTCTGCAACTCACCTCAATGTTTAGAAAGATTTCCTAATTAACAGTTCTGACAGAGCTCACTGATTTCCCAGAGTCccactgatttcccccccccccgagtcccACTGATCCCCCCCCAAGTCCCACTGATTTCCCCCCCAGAGTCCCACTGATTTCCCCTCtgagtcccactgattttcccTCCGATTCCTACTGATTTCCCCTCCGAGTTCCACTGATTTCCCCCCCGAGTCCCACTGATTTCCCCCCCGAATCCCACTGATTTCCCCCCCGAGTCCCACTGATTTCCCTCCCGAATCccactgatttcccccccccccgagtcccACTGATTTCCCCCAGTGTCCCACTGATTTCCCAAGGTGTCCCACTGATTTCCCCCAGTGTCCCACTGATTTCCCCTCCGAGTCCCACTGATTTCCCCTCAGAGTCCCACTGATTTCCCCTCCGAGTCCCACTGATTTCCCCTCCGAGTCCCACTGATTTCCCCTCCGAGTCCCACTGATTTCCCCTCCGAGTCCCACTGATTTCCCCTCcgagtcccactgattttcccCGAGTCCCACTGATTTCCCCCCCGAGCCCCACTGATTTCCCCCAGTGTCCCACTTATTTCCCCACCCCCGAGTCCCACTGATTTCCCCACCCCGAATCCCACTGATTCCCCCCCCCGAGTCCCACTGATTTCCCCTCCGAGTCCCACTGATTTCCCCTCCGAGTCCCACTGATTTCCCCTCCGAGTCCCACTGATTTCTCCTCcgagtcccactgattttcccCGAGTCCCACTAGTTTCCCCCCGAGCCCCACTGATTTCCCCCAGTGTCccactgattcccccccccccgagtcccACTGATTTCCCCCCCGAGTCccactgatttccccccccccgaatCCCACTGATTTCCCCCCCCGAATCCCACTGATTCCCCCCCACCGAGTCCCActgattcccccccccgcccccgagtCCCACTGATTTCCCCACCCGAGTCccactgatttccccccccccgagtCCCACTGATTTCCCCCCCCGAGTCCCACTGATTTCCCCCCGAGTCCCACTGATTTCCCCCCTGAGTCCCACTGATTTCCCCCCTGAGTCCCACTGATTCCCCACCCCCGAGTCCCACTGATTTCCCCCTGAGTTCCACTGATTTCCCCACCCGAGTCCCACTGATTTCCCCCTGAGTCCCACTGATTTCTCCCAGTGTCCCACTGATTTCCTCTGAGTCCCACTGATTTCCCCTCCCAGTCCCACTGATTTCCCCTCCCAGTCCCACTGATTCCATCCCCCGAGTCCCActgatttcccccctcccccccgagttCCACTGATTTCCCCTCCGAATCCCACTGATTTCCCCCCCGAGTCccactgattccccccccccgagtcccactgatttgcccctGAGTCCCACTGATTTCCCCCcgagtcccactgattttcccCCTGAGTCCCACTGATTCCCCACCCCCGAGTCCCACTGATTTCCCCACCCGAGTCCCACTGATTTCCCCCTGAGTCCCACTGATTTCTCCCAGAGTCCCACTGATTTCCCCTCCCAGTCCCACTGATTTCCCCTCCCAGTCccactgattccccccccccccccgagtcccactgatttcccccctcccccccgagttCCACTGATTTCCCCTCCGAATCCC
It encodes:
- the SPRN gene encoding shadow of prion protein: MRGRSALCWSLLLLVALLSHSVTAKGGRGGARGGARGSSRGTSRMRMKTAPRYGSFRVAAGAAAAGAAAGAAAGLAGRRMGRYDDSSEVGTQWGNSTNEGIYNYRAWTSDAHRLPVSLPFTLTSCVTAILKFHF